A region of Prochlorococcus marinus subsp. pastoris str. CCMP1986 DNA encodes the following proteins:
- a CDS encoding DEAD/DEAH box helicase, translating to MASNKDNQLVEKNDDNLGVENISNNPSIQSEQKLEVTEDEISFKEEDLDNGFACFGFNKLILNSLESKGYKTPTPIQKAAIPELMLGRDLLGQAQTGTGKTAAFALPLIEKLENNKESNAKVLVMTPTRELATQVADSFKSYSAESTNLRTLAIYGGTDFRNQISSLKRKTDIVVGTPGRIMDHIRQGTFKINNISCLVLDEADEMLKMGFLEDIEWIIDKLPENKQMVLFSATMPNEIRNIAKKYLNEPAEILIKSVKQETQLITQKYINVQRHHKLDALKRILEITNEGVIIFVRTKLLTTSIAEALENSGHSVAVLNGDIPQNQRENTVDRLKKGFIDILVATDVAARGLDVERIKLVINYDFPFDKETYTHRIGRTGRAGRSGEAILFVNQREKHFLRNLENSTRNKIEEIEIPNNKIINEKRMGKLITNLNESSLDQENNEEKKALMIDILDTLREKHSMEDSNIAMAAINLAIGNKSFFINEDESWLYRQNNSDRNRSNRNGNNRMRNTNRRNNYQNDSFETYKFNFGKMDRVRVANIISSICTSTNINGRLIGKIQIFNEYSLVDLPRDLHGEVKNKLKNLRIRN from the coding sequence ATGGCTTCAAATAAAGACAATCAATTAGTAGAAAAAAATGACGATAATTTGGGGGTAGAAAATATTTCTAATAATCCTTCAATTCAATCAGAACAAAAATTAGAAGTTACCGAAGATGAAATTTCTTTTAAAGAAGAGGATCTTGATAATGGATTTGCTTGCTTTGGGTTTAATAAATTAATATTAAATTCATTAGAAAGTAAAGGATATAAAACTCCTACACCTATACAAAAAGCAGCAATTCCAGAATTAATGCTTGGAAGAGATTTGTTAGGACAAGCTCAGACTGGTACAGGTAAAACAGCAGCCTTTGCTCTCCCATTAATAGAAAAGCTTGAAAATAATAAAGAATCAAACGCTAAAGTTTTGGTTATGACCCCAACAAGAGAGTTGGCTACTCAAGTTGCAGATTCTTTTAAAAGTTATAGTGCTGAATCAACTAATTTAAGGACATTAGCAATATATGGAGGAACTGATTTTAGGAATCAAATCTCATCACTTAAAAGAAAGACAGACATTGTCGTTGGAACTCCTGGAAGAATAATGGATCATATAAGACAAGGAACTTTTAAGATCAATAACATAAGTTGTCTTGTTCTTGATGAAGCAGATGAAATGTTAAAAATGGGATTTCTTGAAGATATTGAATGGATTATAGATAAACTTCCAGAAAATAAACAAATGGTTTTGTTCTCTGCAACAATGCCAAATGAGATAAGAAACATAGCAAAAAAATATCTAAATGAACCAGCTGAAATACTTATTAAAAGCGTTAAACAAGAAACTCAATTAATTACTCAAAAATATATTAATGTTCAAAGGCACCATAAGTTAGATGCTCTAAAAAGAATATTAGAAATAACGAATGAAGGAGTAATAATATTTGTAAGGACTAAATTACTTACTACCTCAATTGCGGAAGCTCTAGAAAACTCAGGTCATAGTGTAGCTGTTCTTAATGGTGACATCCCACAAAATCAAAGAGAAAATACAGTTGATAGATTAAAAAAAGGATTTATTGATATTCTTGTTGCAACTGATGTCGCTGCTAGAGGCCTAGATGTTGAAAGGATTAAACTCGTTATTAATTACGATTTTCCTTTTGATAAGGAAACATATACTCATAGAATCGGTAGAACAGGGAGGGCAGGTAGGTCTGGGGAAGCAATTTTATTTGTAAATCAAAGAGAAAAACATTTTCTTAGGAATTTAGAAAATTCAACAAGAAATAAAATAGAAGAAATCGAGATACCTAATAATAAAATAATTAATGAAAAAAGAATGGGTAAATTAATTACAAATTTGAATGAAAGTTCTTTAGATCAGGAAAATAATGAAGAAAAAAAAGCTTTGATGATCGATATTCTGGATACCCTAAGAGAAAAGCATTCTATGGAAGATTCAAATATAGCAATGGCAGCTATTAATTTAGCAATAGGTAATAAATCTTTCTTTATTAACGAAGACGAGTCTTGGCTTTATAGACAAAATAATTCTGATCGTAATAGATCAAATAGAAATGGAAATAATCGTATGAGAAATACAAATAGAAGAAATAATTATCAAAATGATTCTTTTGAAACCTATAAATTTAATTTTGGCAAAATGGACAGAGTTAGAGTAGCAAATATTATTTCTTCTATTTGTACGTCTACAAATATTAATGGAAGATTGATTGGAAAGATACAAATATTTAATGAGTACAGCTTGGTAGATTTACCAAGAGATTTACATGGTGAAGTTAAGAACAAACTAAAAAATTTAAGAATAAGGAATTAA
- a CDS encoding ATP-dependent DNA helicase has product MNHTNLDIEAFQYNHIFNLLQDIFGFNEIKDGDFVKDTLKILLEFEKNGETIVEVDKRLILFDLLKDGWPNEHLKVLKDLGLLNSFNSPFIFSDRKLSLAKWSGKINRVINIFLKKIDKIPIKINDDNKLHQIKNIFKSSNLVFLQGGPGTGKTTLIINFILNSLKSDRFLNIGLAAPTGKATSRLKESLNEQKDIIFSKSLDQIECQTLHKWIFYSEHKAIKLKFKLKELDIFIIDEMSMVNIDIIELILDLLAKDCKIILVGDKNQLPPVKNSSIWNYLFEYSNNEVIKSCIVNLNKTYRNSGDIELLSNLIFNPTDSLFKKKIKELENDKKSKEVNILKSINKNIPLGLLNEIKDYINKLRISTSNLSKKEYIFQKTFRDLMSHEKDLINNIFTDLQSHLILCEKNTGTWSVENINDIVLGQRKPYDFTSLEEGIPIMCTENNNELGISNGDIGVLIGKNENRKFLFRKFNDNNDLVVDFIEPSTLDNVVPAIAITIHKSQGSESEKVSILWTQKSQINNYKEDLKESKLIFFRDSYEKRLLYTAITRAKNFLDIYFLN; this is encoded by the coding sequence ATGAATCATACTAATTTGGATATAGAAGCATTTCAATATAATCATATATTTAATCTCCTCCAGGATATTTTTGGATTTAATGAAATAAAAGATGGAGATTTCGTAAAAGATACTTTAAAAATATTATTAGAATTTGAGAAAAATGGTGAAACTATTGTAGAAGTTGATAAAAGGTTAATATTATTTGATTTATTAAAAGATGGATGGCCTAATGAACATTTAAAAGTTCTCAAAGATTTAGGATTGTTAAACTCCTTTAATTCCCCATTTATATTTAGTGATAGGAAATTATCATTAGCAAAATGGTCTGGAAAGATAAATAGAGTTATAAATATTTTCTTAAAGAAAATAGATAAAATCCCCATAAAAATAAATGATGATAATAAACTTCATCAAATTAAAAATATTTTTAAAAGTTCAAATTTAGTATTTCTGCAAGGAGGACCAGGAACAGGCAAAACAACTTTAATTATAAACTTTATATTAAATTCTTTAAAAAGTGACCGTTTTTTAAATATAGGACTCGCAGCACCTACTGGAAAAGCCACCTCTAGACTAAAAGAATCTCTTAATGAACAAAAAGATATAATTTTTAGTAAAAGTCTTGATCAAATAGAATGTCAAACTTTACATAAATGGATTTTTTATTCTGAACATAAAGCTATTAAATTAAAATTTAAATTAAAGGAATTAGATATTTTTATTATTGATGAAATGTCAATGGTAAATATTGATATTATTGAATTGATTTTAGATTTATTAGCTAAAGATTGTAAAATAATCCTAGTTGGTGATAAAAATCAATTACCTCCAGTAAAAAATTCCTCTATATGGAATTATTTATTCGAATATTCTAATAATGAGGTAATCAAATCTTGTATAGTAAATCTCAATAAAACTTATAGAAATAGTGGGGATATTGAATTACTTAGTAATCTTATTTTTAATCCTACAGATTCCTTATTTAAGAAAAAGATAAAAGAATTAGAAAATGATAAAAAATCAAAAGAAGTTAATATCTTAAAAAGCATTAATAAGAATATTCCTCTAGGATTATTAAATGAAATTAAAGATTACATTAATAAATTACGAATTTCAACATCAAACTTAAGTAAAAAAGAATATATCTTTCAAAAAACATTTAGAGATTTAATGAGCCATGAAAAAGACTTAATAAATAATATTTTTACAGATTTACAAAGTCACCTTATCCTTTGTGAGAAGAATACTGGGACATGGAGCGTTGAGAATATAAATGATATCGTTTTAGGCCAGAGAAAACCTTATGACTTTACTAGCCTTGAAGAAGGGATCCCCATAATGTGTACTGAAAATAATAACGAACTCGGAATTTCAAATGGAGATATTGGAGTCTTAATAGGAAAAAATGAAAACCGGAAATTTCTATTTAGGAAATTTAATGATAATAACGATCTTGTAGTTGACTTTATTGAACCATCAACTCTTGATAACGTCGTGCCAGCAATTGCTATCACTATTCATAAATCTCAAGGAAGCGAATCTGAAAAAGTAAGTATTTTGTGGACCCAAAAATCTCAAATTAACAATTATAAGGAAGATCTGAAAGAAAGCAAATTAATTTTCTTTAGAGATAGTTATGAAAAGAGATTACTATATACCGCAATTACAAGAGCAAAGAATTTTCTGGATATTTATTTTCTTAATTAA
- a CDS encoding UvrD-helicase domain-containing protein, translating into MDINKIKLDNNFKLIEASAGTGKSFTLAHLVLRNVLEKKIKSEEILLLSFTKNTCTELRDKILSRFCKLKLFLQNPEETELDNTLLEWYKNFQKEETNPKKIIFDIDNFINTIYKLKVTTFHAFCNNILEEFSIDIGSAQDPFIENNIDNLYQDIIDDLWIEQFQNLDPEIISAVNQKKISSIYGSKINKSFFVEILKNIDQENICKFEIINKYKNIDISIYLKEFLHINWKAFCVEWNNNGEELYLKLISLGKLIKEIGCKSQVYSSKPRNNKFNQITEWIEDINKRLNSEDISQLLYEILNEDLLFKYFYNKNINKEINKFDLSLDFSSFKLLQDKIYKIKEGFYTEFVRIFIQLANIKLITLKRSLSIFNFNDLIKTVEKKYLGSDLTNDKSLSEIQNRFKCVLVDEFQDTDNIQWSIIKKFFYTNNHFLLCVGDPKQAIYKFRGGDIETYLEAKSDAIEVFSLTNNFRSSNKLLDVINNLYKNGLRESKLEYNNLNSKLNKSFNHKFDFKNVFEIVEFSSKEVDIEDLVTKYIVSFLLNNNEIDINKISILTLYNSQCLELKNKLIKLNIPCQIKNKKNIFDTEASTLLVLFIESILYPRRYRNISLLATSKFIEMDMAELIDHQISKKIEILTNQCISWSLELKEKGFLTLVNELIINYKSSSIIFDADLYSNLFQLSEIIEIELMNNDFNLNKVFKWYLNQLDNSLRSCTGEDYFTKDYNLQNGINLSTIHNSKGLEYEIVLCPYLSTISNKSNKTKGPIWKSNLDRSIYINISNNYSKVEDFKLIEERDLFNESERLIYVALTRSKYKLIIFNDINNTNNIINNDLLPNLENINFHKSKIEHKIAAINIREISNKFNFIGLKNNLWKINKVNTKKPIPSEEVISFSSYSSWISKEKKTDYASNQYKDYEDNISILNNSQDTNLEKSKNCPKYLTLSNPLSDFPKGTIAGTCLHKIIERFDFQNDNTDKLLDLINEELNFFQIDSSLALNVREGILRIINVSLGRKLLNKKLIDIPSNNILKEVKYNLTLSYNGKNINSYDISKCFLLDQEFEFGKSYSNKINDLQILNKGFHSGCIDCVVPIGNKLEDSKWWVIDWKSNFISGSENSDCLPGNYNYENMKEEMIKHHYPLQSHLYLLALHRLLKWRLKNYQPNLHLGGYVYLFLKGLPDKKLFEKSVEKDISPGVFIGQAPINRINYLDKLF; encoded by the coding sequence ATGGATATTAACAAAATTAAATTAGATAATAATTTTAAATTAATAGAAGCAAGTGCAGGAACTGGAAAAAGCTTTACTTTGGCTCACTTAGTTTTAAGAAATGTATTGGAGAAAAAGATCAAATCAGAGGAAATACTTTTATTAAGTTTCACAAAAAATACATGTACAGAATTAAGAGACAAAATACTTTCAAGATTTTGTAAACTCAAATTATTTTTACAGAATCCCGAAGAAACTGAATTAGATAATACTCTTTTAGAATGGTATAAAAACTTTCAAAAGGAGGAAACGAATCCGAAAAAAATAATATTCGATATTGATAATTTTATTAATACTATTTATAAACTAAAAGTAACTACGTTCCATGCTTTTTGCAATAATATTTTAGAGGAATTTAGTATAGATATAGGCTCAGCACAAGATCCATTTATTGAAAATAATATAGATAATTTATACCAAGATATAATCGATGATTTATGGATTGAGCAATTTCAAAATCTTGATCCAGAAATAATTTCTGCAGTTAATCAAAAAAAAATAAGTTCTATATATGGAAGTAAAATTAATAAATCATTTTTTGTTGAAATTTTAAAAAATATTGATCAAGAAAATATTTGCAAATTTGAGATAATAAATAAATATAAGAATATTGATATATCAATTTATTTAAAAGAATTTTTACATATAAATTGGAAAGCGTTTTGTGTTGAATGGAATAATAATGGGGAGGAATTATACCTTAAACTTATTTCATTAGGGAAATTAATAAAGGAAATTGGATGCAAAAGTCAGGTATATTCGTCCAAGCCAAGAAACAATAAGTTTAATCAAATAACTGAATGGATAGAAGATATTAATAAAAGACTTAATTCAGAAGATATAAGTCAACTTTTATATGAGATTTTAAATGAAGATCTTTTATTTAAATATTTTTATAATAAAAATATCAATAAAGAAATTAATAAATTTGATCTTAGTCTAGATTTTAGTAGTTTTAAATTACTTCAAGATAAAATTTATAAAATTAAAGAAGGTTTTTATACTGAATTTGTAAGAATATTTATTCAATTAGCTAATATAAAACTAATTACCTTAAAAAGAAGTTTATCTATTTTTAATTTTAATGATCTTATAAAGACTGTTGAGAAAAAATATCTAGGATCAGATCTTACCAATGATAAAAGTCTTTCAGAAATTCAAAATAGATTTAAATGTGTTCTAGTGGATGAGTTTCAAGATACAGATAATATTCAGTGGAGCATAATAAAAAAATTCTTTTATACAAATAATCACTTTTTACTTTGCGTTGGAGATCCAAAGCAGGCTATTTATAAATTTAGAGGTGGAGATATTGAAACTTATTTAGAGGCTAAATCTGATGCGATTGAAGTTTTTAGTCTTACAAATAACTTTAGATCTTCAAATAAATTACTTGATGTTATTAATAATCTATATAAAAATGGTCTTAGAGAGTCAAAACTTGAATATAATAATTTAAACTCTAAACTTAATAAAAGTTTTAATCATAAATTTGATTTTAAGAATGTATTTGAAATTGTAGAATTTTCAAGCAAAGAAGTTGATATTGAAGATCTTGTCACTAAATATATAGTTAGTTTTCTTTTAAATAATAATGAAATTGATATTAATAAAATTTCAATTCTTACCTTGTATAATTCCCAATGTTTAGAATTAAAAAATAAATTAATAAAGTTAAATATACCGTGCCAGATTAAAAATAAAAAAAATATCTTTGATACTGAAGCCAGTACTCTATTAGTCTTATTTATTGAATCTATATTATATCCAAGGCGTTATAGGAATATAAGTTTGTTGGCTACTTCTAAATTTATAGAAATGGATATGGCAGAATTAATTGATCATCAAATTAGTAAAAAAATTGAAATTTTAACTAATCAATGTATTTCATGGTCTTTGGAATTAAAAGAGAAAGGATTTTTAACCCTTGTTAATGAACTCATTATTAATTACAAGTCATCCTCAATTATATTTGATGCAGATTTATACTCGAATTTATTTCAATTGTCAGAAATAATTGAAATAGAATTAATGAATAATGACTTTAATCTAAATAAAGTATTTAAGTGGTATCTAAACCAATTAGATAATTCTTTAAGGAGTTGTACTGGAGAGGATTATTTTACGAAAGATTATAATCTTCAAAATGGAATTAATCTTTCGACAATTCATAATAGTAAGGGACTTGAATATGAAATAGTTTTATGTCCCTACTTATCTACTATTTCCAATAAATCAAATAAAACCAAAGGTCCAATCTGGAAATCAAATTTGGATAGGTCTATCTATATCAATATTTCTAATAATTACAGTAAGGTAGAAGATTTTAAATTAATAGAAGAAAGAGATTTATTTAATGAAAGTGAAAGATTGATTTATGTGGCTCTTACCAGGAGTAAATATAAGCTCATTATCTTTAATGATATTAATAATACAAATAATATTATTAATAATGATTTGTTACCTAACCTAGAAAATATTAATTTTCATAAATCTAAAATTGAACATAAAATAGCGGCAATAAATATTAGAGAAATTTCTAATAAGTTTAATTTTATTGGTTTGAAGAATAATCTTTGGAAAATAAATAAAGTTAATACAAAAAAACCTATTCCTTCTGAAGAAGTTATTTCTTTCTCAAGTTATTCCTCATGGATTAGTAAAGAAAAAAAAACAGACTATGCTTCCAATCAATACAAGGATTATGAGGATAATATCTCAATTCTTAATAATTCCCAAGATACTAATTTAGAAAAATCAAAAAATTGTCCCAAATACTTAACTCTCTCCAATCCCTTAAGTGATTTTCCTAAAGGTACTATTGCTGGTACATGTTTGCATAAAATAATAGAGAGATTTGATTTTCAAAATGATAACACCGATAAATTACTTGATTTAATTAATGAAGAACTAAATTTCTTTCAAATTGATTCTTCTTTAGCATTAAATGTAAGAGAAGGTATATTGCGAATCATTAACGTCTCGCTTGGAAGGAAATTATTAAATAAAAAATTAATTGATATCCCTTCAAATAATATTCTAAAAGAGGTTAAGTACAATTTAACACTTTCTTATAATGGAAAAAATATTAATTCATATGATATTTCCAAATGCTTTCTATTGGATCAAGAATTTGAATTTGGTAAAAGCTACTCAAACAAAATTAATGATCTACAAATTCTAAATAAAGGTTTTCACTCAGGTTGTATTGACTGTGTAGTCCCTATTGGTAATAAGTTAGAGGATAGTAAATGGTGGGTAATCGATTGGAAAAGTAATTTTATTTCTGGAAGCGAAAATAGTGATTGTTTACCTGGAAACTATAACTATGAAAATATGAAAGAAGAAATGATTAAACATCATTATCCATTGCAATCTCATCTTTATCTATTGGCATTACATAGATTATTAAAGTGGAGATTAAAAAATTATCAACCTAATCTTCATCTTGGAGGATATGTATATTTATTTTTAAAGGGATTGCCTGACAAAAAGTTGTTTGAAAAATCTGTTGAGAAAGATATTTCTCCAGGAGTTTTTATTGGCCAGGCTCCTATAAATAGAATTAATTATTTAGATAAACTTTTTTAG
- a CDS encoding methyltransferase family protein: protein MSKLHLKRFLKKSYEFSLVLFQFFIIILHFIHLEFIPKKEIMQVNFFFSFVGFLLIIISTIVMLISIKDLGRNLSPFPRPTVNGNLTTSGIYSFIRHPMYYSLILISFGFFITKLSFYHLFLTISLALIIKLKIILEEKYLNKKFKNYFIYTDKVKY, encoded by the coding sequence ATGTCTAAATTACATTTGAAAAGATTTCTTAAAAAATCTTATGAATTTTCCCTAGTTCTTTTTCAGTTCTTCATCATTATTCTTCATTTTATTCATTTGGAATTTATTCCTAAGAAAGAAATAATGCAAGTTAATTTTTTCTTTAGTTTTGTGGGTTTCTTACTCATCATAATCTCAACAATTGTCATGTTGATTTCAATTAAAGACTTAGGTAGAAATTTATCTCCTTTCCCAAGACCTACAGTCAATGGCAATCTAACTACTTCAGGCATTTATAGTTTCATTAGACATCCTATGTATTATTCTTTAATACTGATATCTTTTGGTTTTTTTATTACTAAATTATCTTTTTATCATTTATTTTTAACAATAAGTCTTGCTTTAATAATTAAATTAAAGATAATTTTAGAAGAGAAATATTTAAATAAAAAATTTAAAAATTATTTTATTTATACAGATAAGGTTAAATATTAA
- a CDS encoding exodeoxyribonuclease V subunit gamma, giving the protein MLNIYKSNKIEVITELLAKELIISPPFITEKLDVAVPNYFLGKWLWDQITISNQISALYEFKTISSYTEAILTKIFPAIDMGVWNFDSIKWGIIDSFEELNSYEESLPLSNWINKYLNNKKIIDGDIHNLIKKIANNFIEYLIFRPEMIANWHRYELSSRNLFNNLNSNEYWQPILYKLLEKKMTEKPSCLFMIDIINNIKKIHNEENLLPRQIYIISDNNLSRLHVSFYSKLAEFTKVNLYLLSAGDNLWNRINSLEGEVDFSSIESKFNLNSSNIEKIFGKFGANYQKLIEETSNIENIKINNNSIYIDPTFSFTSEKDIPLINQIQKRLIDNSQDDFMINEKDESIIFREHFNQLSQLEYVRNKVIEILEACDNVKYSDIAIVSPQTSLIKPYLKYIFNNELINGQKLPHLFLEDNFEDSSNVYNFLLDIIELANEKITLEKIEYFLSKKVNQNIFDFDIDEKNEIILILNEVGFHWGLDTNERLGEEKNTLEWCINRITLGLVYDEQFSLNNSNLKSFTPKNSSLDLNKWVKILVQLKQYINLLRGSFNYSDWVKKIKFILKKIRNFNDNFNLDIYEINRILDNYLISSTSDKVIVLNVFREILITCINKLNYRNQSYINKILVSDIEKVRLIPRKIIFLINMNSIYYPRLSSNENINLLTKKYLLGDPSSFDREKYFFLELLISCRKQLIVSWVNNDKDNKILDISFPIKELINYLESFLSVKQRKSIIKYFDYEKEEVDNPNNSNFLKSQYSLLNKIDWEEKIYKCKDFKLSELIYWFKAPQLYWLNKKNISPKVIFNHHPDEEYVSNLQKFKLVTKVIQKLDIDNYDIIDELKNLNINEQFLENGIIAPRNSIFTKGKEIQNLLGSLVENLSNDKNIKRVYVKSNSNKEEYLISDNVVIELIHSKLSLKSLSEAWIKLLFISSLEKRITKTKVIFRKENQYKSEILQTPGQLQSKKILEEYINIFKNYSDKCLPLPPESTYKYVEAKKLFKNEKKAFSDKWIGNKTFTKGERDNSVIKCVLEIKKKETSFLEMINLMIYLSDYMAPYLRH; this is encoded by the coding sequence TTGCTTAATATTTATAAATCAAACAAAATTGAAGTTATTACTGAGCTATTAGCAAAAGAATTAATAATTAGCCCCCCTTTTATAACAGAAAAACTAGATGTAGCAGTTCCTAATTATTTTTTAGGGAAGTGGTTATGGGACCAAATAACAATAAGTAATCAAATAAGTGCTCTTTATGAATTTAAGACTATATCAAGTTATACCGAAGCAATATTGACAAAAATTTTCCCGGCAATTGATATGGGAGTATGGAATTTTGATTCAATAAAATGGGGAATTATAGATTCATTTGAAGAATTAAACAGCTATGAAGAATCATTACCGCTAAGTAATTGGATTAATAAATATTTAAACAATAAAAAGATAATTGATGGGGATATTCACAACTTAATCAAAAAGATTGCAAATAATTTTATTGAGTATTTAATTTTCAGGCCTGAGATGATAGCTAATTGGCATAGATATGAGTTGAGTTCACGAAATCTTTTTAATAATTTAAATTCAAATGAATATTGGCAACCAATTTTATATAAATTACTTGAGAAAAAAATGACCGAGAAACCTTCATGTTTATTCATGATTGACATAATAAATAATATTAAAAAAATACATAATGAAGAAAATCTATTACCTAGACAAATATATATTATTTCTGATAACAATTTATCAAGATTACATGTTAGCTTTTATTCTAAATTAGCAGAATTTACTAAGGTTAATTTATACTTACTCTCTGCTGGAGATAATTTGTGGAATAGAATAAATTCTCTTGAGGGAGAGGTTGATTTTAGTTCTATTGAGAGCAAATTTAATTTAAATAGTTCAAATATCGAAAAAATATTTGGCAAATTTGGAGCTAATTATCAGAAATTAATTGAGGAAACTTCTAATATTGAAAATATAAAAATAAACAATAATTCAATATATATTGATCCAACGTTTAGTTTTACAAGTGAGAAGGATATACCTTTGATTAATCAAATTCAGAAAAGATTAATTGATAATAGTCAAGATGATTTTATGATAAATGAAAAGGATGAGTCAATTATTTTTAGGGAGCATTTTAATCAATTAAGTCAATTAGAGTATGTAAGAAATAAAGTCATAGAAATATTAGAAGCTTGCGATAATGTTAAATACAGTGATATCGCTATAGTATCTCCTCAAACTAGTTTAATAAAACCTTATCTTAAGTATATTTTTAATAATGAATTAATAAACGGACAAAAGCTACCTCATTTATTTCTTGAAGATAATTTTGAGGATTCTTCAAATGTATATAATTTCTTACTTGATATTATTGAATTAGCAAATGAGAAAATTACGCTTGAAAAAATAGAATATTTTCTTTCTAAAAAAGTTAATCAGAATATTTTTGATTTTGATATTGATGAGAAAAATGAGATTATTTTAATACTAAATGAAGTTGGTTTTCATTGGGGATTAGATACTAACGAAAGGTTGGGTGAAGAAAAAAATACTTTAGAGTGGTGTATAAATAGAATTACTTTAGGTCTAGTTTATGATGAACAATTTAGTTTAAATAATTCTAACCTTAAATCATTTACCCCTAAGAATTCAAGCTTGGACTTGAATAAATGGGTTAAAATTTTAGTTCAATTAAAACAATATATTAATTTACTAAGAGGATCTTTTAATTATTCAGATTGGGTTAAAAAGATTAAATTTATACTTAAAAAAATTAGAAATTTTAATGATAATTTTAATTTAGATATATATGAAATAAATAGAATTCTTGATAATTATTTAATATCTTCAACATCTGATAAAGTAATTGTGTTGAATGTTTTTAGAGAAATATTAATTACATGTATAAATAAACTTAACTATAGAAATCAATCTTATATAAATAAGATATTAGTAAGTGATATTGAGAAGGTTAGGCTAATTCCTCGTAAGATTATCTTCTTGATAAATATGAATAGTATTTATTATCCAAGATTATCGAGTAATGAAAATATAAATTTGCTAACTAAAAAATACCTTCTTGGGGATCCATCTTCTTTTGATAGAGAAAAATACTTTTTCCTAGAGTTATTAATTTCCTGTAGAAAGCAACTTATAGTTTCTTGGGTTAATAATGATAAAGATAATAAAATATTAGATATTTCCTTCCCTATTAAGGAACTAATAAACTATTTAGAGAGCTTTTTATCTGTAAAACAAAGAAAGTCCATAATCAAATACTTTGATTATGAGAAAGAAGAAGTTGATAATCCTAATAATAGTAATTTTTTAAAAAGTCAATATTCTTTATTAAATAAAATAGATTGGGAAGAAAAAATTTATAAATGTAAAGACTTTAAATTATCTGAATTGATTTATTGGTTTAAAGCTCCTCAGCTTTATTGGCTCAATAAAAAGAATATTTCTCCTAAAGTAATATTTAATCATCATCCAGATGAAGAGTATGTAAGTAATTTGCAGAAATTTAAACTAGTTACTAAAGTTATTCAGAAACTAGACATTGATAATTATGACATTATTGATGAATTAAAAAATTTAAATATAAACGAACAATTTCTTGAAAATGGAATTATTGCGCCAAGAAATAGTATTTTTACAAAAGGAAAAGAGATACAAAACCTGTTAGGAAGTTTAGTTGAAAATTTGAGTAATGATAAAAATATAAAAAGAGTTTACGTTAAATCAAATTCAAATAAAGAAGAATATTTAATTTCTGATAATGTTGTGATTGAATTGATTCATTCCAAACTTAGTTTGAAAAGTTTGTCAGAAGCTTGGATTAAGTTACTCTTTATTTCTTCTTTAGAAAAGAGGATAACAAAGACAAAAGTAATTTTTAGAAAAGAAAATCAATATAAATCAGAAATTCTTCAAACACCAGGCCAACTCCAATCAAAGAAAATATTAGAAGAATATATAAATATTTTTAAGAATTACTCTGATAAATGTTTACCCCTCCCTCCAGAAAGTACATATAAATATGTAGAAGCAAAAAAGCTATTTAAAAATGAGAAAAAAGCTTTTTCTGATAAATGGATAGGGAATAAAACATTTACCAAAGGAGAAAGAGATAATAGTGTAATTAAATGTGTTTTGGAAATAAAAAAGAAGGAGACTTCTTTTTTGGAAATGATAAATTTGATGATTTATCTTTCAGATTATATGGCCCCTTATTTGAGGCATTAA